GACGATGCGCGAGATGCTGGCCGAACCGGCGTACACGATGTCGTTCTGGCAGGCGGTGGCGCACCGGCTCCGTCGCGTCTACCTCGGTCTCGGCGCGCTCCTGCTGGTCTCGTGGATCGTTCGCGTGACCGTCTACCAGCCGGGTCGTCCGCTGGCGGACGCCGCCTCGATTCCGGGCGTCTCCGGGACCCTGATCTTCGCGGTCGTCGTCGCGTGCTACGCGCTGGCCGTCGTCGTCGCACTCCTGCCGCTGGCGTACGAGTCCGGGACGACGTTCAGGGGGTAGTCGGCCGCACCGGCGACGCTCGCGCCCGGGGGAGCGCTCGGTCAGCCCTCGCCCTCGGACTGGTAGGGCTCGCCGACGGCCTCCCGCGGGAGGAGGGACATGACCTCGCTCGCGAGCTCGTCGGGACTCTCGAAGGCGTCGGCCGAGGATCCGGTGACGACGTCCGCGAACGGTTCCTCGCCGTCGGCGAGTTCGAGCGTGACGTCGCTGCACGCCGCCGCGGCCTCCGCTGGCGTGACCGGGTAATCGAGCGCTTCGAGCATCGCGTCGAGTTCGTTCAGTGGGACGCGTCGTGGCACGTGACTTGATAGGACCTCTCGAGGGTAATCGCATCCGACGAGTTTCGGACCGCATCGTGGCCACGTGCTCCCGAATGGGGGTCTCGTTTGCTCGAAGAGGGACCAGCGACTGGTACCGTTCGCAGATACTGGCACGAACCGAACGCTTATCAGAACGGTTTTAAACGAGAGCGGGCAACTGGTCGTCGATGACCGGCGTCGTCGTCGCGAGACATCGACCGCCGGCAGTTCTCGGCACCCGGTGTGACACCGTCTCTCACAGCCACGCTGCGGTCGCACCGGCCGCTTCGACCGCGTGCCGGAGGTACCTTCATGGCCACAGCAAAACCTACTGACTCCGACGACACCGACGAAGAGACCGCGCTCGAAACAGCCCGCCGCCAGCTCGCGCGCGCCGCCAGCCACCTCGACGTGGACGGCGGCGTCATCGAGCGACTCGAACACCCCGACCGCGTCCAGCGCGTGAGCGTCCCGCTCGAACGCGACGACGGCTCCTGGGAGGTCTACACGGGCTATCGCGCCCAGCACGACAGCGTCCGCGGCCCGTTCAAGGGCGGCCTGCGCTTCCACCCCGAGGTCGGCGAGGACGAGTGCATCGGGCTCGCGATGTGGATGACCTGGAAGTGCGCCGTCATGGACCTCCCGTTCGGCGGCGCGAAGGGCGGCGTCGTCGTCGACCCGAAGGACCTCAGTGAGGACGAAGTCGAGCGGCTCACGCGACGGTTCGCGGAGGAACTCCGGGACTCCATCGGCCCGAACCACGACATCCCCGCGCCCGACATGGGCACGGGCCCGCAGGAGATGGCGTGGTTCATGGACGCGTACTCGATGCAGGAGGGCGAGACGACGCCCGGCGTCGTCACCGGGAAACCGCCCGTCGTCGGCGGGAGCTACGGCCGCGAGAAGGCCCCGGGTCGCTCCGTCGGCATCGTCGCGAAGGAAGCGATCGAGTACTACGACTACGACCTCGAGGACGTCACCGTCGCCGTCCAGGGGTTCGGTAGCGTCGGCGCGAACGCCGCGCGCTACCTCGACGACCGCGGCGCGGACGTCGTCGCCGTCAGCGACGTCGACGGCGCCATCTACGACCCCGACGGTCTCGACACGCGCGACGTCGAGGACCACGACGAACGCCCCGGCATGGTCTCGGGCTACGACGACGCCCAGCGCATGAACAACGCCGACCTGCTCGAGCTCGACGTCGACGTCCTCATCCCCGCCGCCGTCGGGAACGTCATCACCGCCGACAACGTGAACGACGTCCAGGCCGACATCGTCGTCGAGGGCGCGAACGGCCCGACGACGAGCGCCGCCGACCGCATCCTCGAAGAGCGCGGCATCCACGTCGTCCCCGACATCCTCGCGAACGCCGGCGGCGTGACGGTGTCGTACTTCGAGTGGCTCCAGGACATCAACCGACGGAAGTGGAGCCTCGAACGCGTCCACGAGGAACTCGAAGCGGAGATGCTGAAGGCGTGGGACGCCGTCCGCGAAGAGGTCGAGGACCGCGACTGCACGTGGCGCGACGCCGCGTACGTCGTCGCACTCTCCAGGGTCGCCGACGCGCACGAGGCCCGCGGCCTCTGGCCCTGACGCCGAGAGCAAGACCCCGGTCAGTCGTCGCTCGAATCGATCTCGTCGGTCTCGTCGGTTACGTCGCTCGAACCAGTCTCGTCGGTCTCGTCGGTCTCGTCGGTCTCGTCGGTTACGTCGCTCGAACCAGTCTCGTCGGTCTCGTCGCTCGTCTCGCTCTCGTCGGTCTCGTCGCTCGTCTCGCTCTCGTCGTCCTCTTCGAGCGCTTCGATTCCCGTCAGGCGGGCGACGATCGCGACCGCCGCACCCGACGCGAAGTCCGGGACCGAATTGATGACGGCGCTGACGAGGACCTCCCGCCGGGAGCTATCGAGCATCGACCGACCATTCCGGCGACGGCCGGATATATCTATTTGCTCGCGGCGCTCGGCTGATGGACGTCAAACACTCGCCCGAGGGAACTCGGGCGTTCGCGCCAGGTCACGCAATCGTCCCGCGGGTCTTACGGTCCGGGCCGTCGGAGTGGCAGCCATGGCACGCAGAAGCGTCCTGTTCTCGCCCGGCGACCGACCGGAACTGATGCGGAAGGCGCCCGCGACCGGCGCTGACGTCGTCGTCTTCGACCTCGAAGACGCGGTCGCACCGTCGCGGAAAGCCGAGGCGCGCGAGGCCGTCGTCGACGTCCTCGGCGATCCCGAGTTCGACCCCGACTGCGAAGTGTGCGTGCGCGTCAACCCGATCGACGATGGGGCGACGGACGCGACGGACGCGACCGACTTGAACGCGTCCGAGACGGCGGCGACCGCGGTCGCGGACGTCGACGCGCTCGCCGACGACCTCGACGACCTGCGGCTGGACGCGTTCATGCTCCCGAAGTGCGCGAGCGGCGACGACGTCCGCGCGTTCGACTCCCTGTACCCACGCGACACCCCGCCGGTGCTCGCGCTCGTCGAGAGCGCCGCCGGCGTCCTCCACGCCGAGTCCGTCGCGTCCGCGGCCGCGACCGACGCGCTCGTGTTCGGCGCGGAGGACCTGTCCGCGGACGTCGGCGCGACCCGCACCGACGAGGGCACGGAGGTTCTGTACGCTCGCGAGCACGTCGTGCTCGCCGGCGCGAACGCCGACGTCGACGCCATCGACACCGTCTACACCGACTTCTCGGACACCGACGGCCTCCGCGACGCGACCGCGTTCGCCATCCAACTGGGGTACGACGGCAAGATGGCGATCCATCCGTCGCAGGTCGACCCCATCAACGACGCGTTCGCGCCAGATCCCGAGACCGTCGACTGGGCGGAGCGCGTGATGGAAGCCAAAGCCGAGGCCGACGCCGACGGTCGCGGCGTCTTCCAGGTCGACGGCGAGATGATCGACGCCCCCCTGATCGCGCAGGCCGAACGCGTCCTCGACCGGGCCGACGCAGCGACCGACCGCCCTGAATATAAGGAACCTTAATTGCATATATGCCGTACTGATTCCTAAAAGTCCGCCACGCTTAACCCGCGGCTGCGAGATTTTCGAAGTGATGTCCCAGGAAGCGAATCCCTTCGAGAGTCTGCAGGAGCAGATCGACGACGCGGCGGCGTACATCGACGTGGACGCCGACGTCGTCGACCGACTCAAGCACCCCGAGCGCGTGCTGGAGACGAACCTCACGATCGACATGGACGACGGGACGACCGGGCGCTTCAAGGCCTTCCGATCGCAGTTCAACGGCGACCGCGGCCCCTACAAGGGCGGCATCCGCTACCACCCGGGCGTCACACGCGACGAGGTGAAGGCGCTCTCGGGGTGGATGGTGTACAAGTGCGCGACCGTCGGCATCCCCTACGGCGGCGGGAAGGGCGGCATCGTCATCGACCCGAGCGAGTACTCCGCGGGCGAGATCGAGCGCGTCACGCGATCGTTCGCGAAGGAACTCCGGCCGTTCGTCGGCGAGGACAAGGACATCCCCGCGCCCGACGTCAACACTGGCCAGCGCGAGATGAACTGGATCAAGGACACGTACGAGACCCTCGAGAACGTGACCGAGCCGGGCGTCGTCACCGGGAAGGCGATCGACTCCGGCGGGAGCGAGGGCCGCGTCGAGGCGACGGGTCGCTCCACGATGCTCGCCGCACGCGAGGTCTTCGACTACCTCGGCAAGGACATCTCGGACGCCACGGTCGCCGTGCAGGGCTACGGGAACGCGGGCTGGATCGCCGCGAACCTCATCGACGACCTCGGCGCGGACGTCGTCGCCGTCTCCGACTCCTCGGGCGCCATCCACAACGCCGACGGGTTCGACCCGGTCGCCGTCAAGGACTTCAAGCGCGAGACCGGTTCGGTCTCCGGCTACGAGGGCGCCGACGAGGAAGTCTCGAACGAGGACCTCCTCACGATGGACGTCGACCTGCTCGTGCCCGCGGCCCTCGAGAACGCGATCGACGAGGCGCTCGCTCGCGACGTCAACGCCGACGTCATCGTCGAGGCCGCGAACGGCCCGCTGACGCCGGACGCCGACGACGTCCTGACCGAGCGCGACGTCACGGTCGTTCCGGACATCCTCGCGAACGCCGGCGGCGTGACGGTGTCGTACTTCGAGTGGGTCCAGAACCGCCAGCGCTTCTACTGGACCGAGGGGCGCGTGAACGAGGAACTCGAAGCCATCATCGTCGACGCGTTCGATCGGATGACCGACGCGTACGAGTCCTTCGACACGCCGAACCTCCGGACGGCGTGCTACGTGAACGCGATCCGACGCGTCGTCTCGGCCTACGAGGACGCGGGCAACTGGCCCTGACCGATCGACTGACAGCTCTCTCTCTTGGACGCGGTGTTTGGACGACAGTACGCGGCCACGTTCGACGCTCGGCGGGGGCGGTGCGCGTGGATTTATCCGTGTTCGGTCGTGACCGTGAGGTATGCCAGCGGACGGAGCAGACGACGACGCCGAACGTGACCTCGGGGCGTCCTGGGGTGGCTCCGGGGGCGAGGACGATGGCGGACCGCCTCCCAGCGCCGAGGAGGCGGCCGCGAACGCCCGCCCAGAACCCGAACCCCGGGACCCGGCGCTCGTCGACGAGATCACGGTCGTCCTGCAGGAACACAAGCGAGCGTTCACGGTCGCCGTGCTCGCGTACGCATTCCTCGTGATGCCGTGGCTGTACCGGAACGGCTACGAGGTCGTCGGACTCGCCGGTGGCATCGCGGCGCTCGCCGGCATCGTCCTCGTGACGGTCGCGAACGCGCAAGCGGCACGCGATCGGTTCGGACGCGACGACGAACGACGCGGATTCTGACTGTCCTCGTTCTGACGGACGGGGCGCCCACGACCGCGGCGTCTCGACCTACAGCCCGAGTTCGCGACCGATGACGAGGTGCTGGATCTCGCTGGTGCCCTCGCCGATCTCCATGAGCTTCGCGTCCCGCATGAACCGCTGCGGCGAGAAGTCCTCCGTGTACCCGTAGCCGCCCAGGACCTGCACGGCCTCCTCGGCGACCTTCCGCGCCGCCTCGCTCGCGTCGAGCTTCGCGAGCGAACTCGACTTCGTCACCGACTGACCCTGGTCGTACTGCCACGCCGACTTGTGCGTCAGCAGGCGCGCGCGCTCGACCTGGCGCTCCATGTGGACGACCTTGTCGCGGATCGCGTCGAACTTCGAGATGGGCTGCCCGAACTGCTCGCGCTCCTTCGAGTAGGATTTCGCAGCCTCGTACGCGCCCTGGGCGAGCCCCGTCGAGATCGCGGCGATCGAGATGCGGCCGCCGTCGAGGGTCTTCTTCGTCTGCTCCCAGCCCTCGCCCTCTTCGCCGAGCAATCGGTCCTCGGGGACGCGGACGTCGTCGAGCTGGATCTCGCACGTCGGCGACGCGTTCAGTCCCATCTTGTCCCAGACCGTCGAGACCTCGAAGCCGTCGTCGTTCGCGGGGTCGACGATGAACGTCGAGATGCCGTCGTAGCCAGCGCCCGG
Above is a genomic segment from Halorubellus sp. JP-L1 containing:
- a CDS encoding Glu/Leu/Phe/Val dehydrogenase, translated to MSQEANPFESLQEQIDDAAAYIDVDADVVDRLKHPERVLETNLTIDMDDGTTGRFKAFRSQFNGDRGPYKGGIRYHPGVTRDEVKALSGWMVYKCATVGIPYGGGKGGIVIDPSEYSAGEIERVTRSFAKELRPFVGEDKDIPAPDVNTGQREMNWIKDTYETLENVTEPGVVTGKAIDSGGSEGRVEATGRSTMLAAREVFDYLGKDISDATVAVQGYGNAGWIAANLIDDLGADVVAVSDSSGAIHNADGFDPVAVKDFKRETGSVSGYEGADEEVSNEDLLTMDVDLLVPAALENAIDEALARDVNADVIVEAANGPLTPDADDVLTERDVTVVPDILANAGGVTVSYFEWVQNRQRFYWTEGRVNEELEAIIVDAFDRMTDAYESFDTPNLRTACYVNAIRRVVSAYEDAGNWP
- a CDS encoding acyl-CoA dehydrogenase family protein; its protein translation is MDFELPDEHRMIQEEVRRFCDEEIEPIAQEIEDEHRFPEEIFDELGKLDVMGVPISEAYGGLGGDTLMYAVVAEELGRVSGSVALSYVAHTSLASKPLELFGTDEQKAEWLEPLASGDEMGAWALTEPGSGSDASDMDTTAERDGDEYVLNGTKQFITNANVANSVLVKAVTEPGAGYDGISTFIVDPANDDGFEVSTVWDKMGLNASPTCEIQLDDVRVPEDRLLGEEGEGWEQTKKTLDGGRISIAAISTGLAQGAYEAAKSYSKEREQFGQPISKFDAIRDKVVHMERQVERARLLTHKSAWQYDQGQSVTKSSSLAKLDASEAARKVAEEAVQVLGGYGYTEDFSPQRFMRDAKLMEIGEGTSEIQHLVIGRELGL
- the gdhB gene encoding glutamate dehydrogenase GdhB, encoding MATAKPTDSDDTDEETALETARRQLARAASHLDVDGGVIERLEHPDRVQRVSVPLERDDGSWEVYTGYRAQHDSVRGPFKGGLRFHPEVGEDECIGLAMWMTWKCAVMDLPFGGAKGGVVVDPKDLSEDEVERLTRRFAEELRDSIGPNHDIPAPDMGTGPQEMAWFMDAYSMQEGETTPGVVTGKPPVVGGSYGREKAPGRSVGIVAKEAIEYYDYDLEDVTVAVQGFGSVGANAARYLDDRGADVVAVSDVDGAIYDPDGLDTRDVEDHDERPGMVSGYDDAQRMNNADLLELDVDVLIPAAVGNVITADNVNDVQADIVVEGANGPTTSAADRILEERGIHVVPDILANAGGVTVSYFEWLQDINRRKWSLERVHEELEAEMLKAWDAVREEVEDRDCTWRDAAYVVALSRVADAHEARGLWP
- a CDS encoding CoA ester lyase, coding for MARRSVLFSPGDRPELMRKAPATGADVVVFDLEDAVAPSRKAEAREAVVDVLGDPEFDPDCEVCVRVNPIDDGATDATDATDLNASETAATAVADVDALADDLDDLRLDAFMLPKCASGDDVRAFDSLYPRDTPPVLALVESAAGVLHAESVASAAATDALVFGAEDLSADVGATRTDEGTEVLYAREHVVLAGANADVDAIDTVYTDFSDTDGLRDATAFAIQLGYDGKMAIHPSQVDPINDAFAPDPETVDWAERVMEAKAEADADGRGVFQVDGEMIDAPLIAQAERVLDRADAATDRPEYKEP